One Desulfatiglans anilini DSM 4660 DNA segment encodes these proteins:
- a CDS encoding HU family DNA-binding protein: protein MNKGDLVNEVAQVLGSKKDAMKAVDAVFGSITEALQQKEKVTLIGFGTFKVDERPARQGRNPQTGATIDIPARSVPKFVPGKSLKDAVS, encoded by the coding sequence ATGAACAAAGGTGATTTGGTCAACGAGGTAGCGCAGGTGCTTGGCAGCAAAAAAGACGCCATGAAAGCCGTAGACGCGGTTTTCGGGTCGATCACAGAGGCCCTTCAGCAAAAGGAAAAGGTCACCCTGATCGGTTTCGGGACCTTCAAGGTGGACGAAAGGCCGGCCAGGCAGGGAAGAAACCCCCAGACCGGTGCAACGATCGACATACCGGCCAGAAGCGTTCCGAAATTTGTTCCGGGCAAATCGCTGAAGGACGCTGTGAGCTGA